The Streptomyces durmitorensis genome contains the following window.
GGTGACTCTCCTGGTTGCGTCACGCACCTGTGTGGCGCGCGATGGAGGGGACGCGTGCGACGTCCGTGGCGAGATTCGATTCTGCCCGTCGCGCGCCACGAGGGAGTGATCACCCATGGCTCAGGGCGAGGCCTTCACCAGCGCTGACGGGCTCGCGGGCCTGACGGCCTACGACCGGACCGGCGAGAAGATCGGCAGCGTCGAGCAGGTGTATCTCGACGACCGAACCGGGCGTCCCGAGTGGGTGACCGTCAAGACCGGTCTCTTCGGCATGAAGCAGAGCTTCGTGCCGCTCACCGGAGCACGCCGCCAGGAGGACCAGCTGCACGTGGCAGCCACGAAGGAGGCCGTGAAGGAGGCGCCGCGCGTGGACGCCGACCAGCACCTCGAGCCCGGCGAGGAGCAGGACCTCTACACCCACTACGGGCTCACCCGGCCCGGCGGCGCCCAGACGCGTACCGCCCCGGCGGCAGGTGGTCGTGACCGTGCCGGGACCGCGGGCATGGCCGGAACCGCGGGCATGGCCGGAGCGGGCGCCGGCATGGGCGCCGGCGACGGCCAGAAGGCGGGCGCGCGTGAGTTCGCGACCCGCTCCGCCGCGGGCGACGACAGCAAGGACGAAATGGTGCGCTCCGAGGAGCGGCTGCATGTCGGGACGGAGGAGCAGGAGGTCGGGCAGGCCCGCCTGCGCAAGGTGGTCGTCACCGAGGACGTGAAGACCTCCGTCCCCCTCTCCCACGAGGAGGTGCGCGTCGTACGCGAGCCCATCCGCGAGGGCGACCGCGTGCGTGCCGACATCGGTGAGGCGGAGACCGAGGTGACTCTGCACGCCGAGAAGGCGGTGACCCGCAAGGAGACCGTGCCGGTCGAGCGCGTCCGCCTGGAGACCGAGAAGGTCACCGAGACCCAGGAGATCTCCGACACGGTGCGCAAGGAGCAGATCGAGTTCGACGACGCCAAGGGCGAGCGCGGCGCGAAGGGCGAGGCCTGGCGCGACCGGAAGCAGGGCCCGCGGCACTGACGCCTCTCGGCACGCCCTGATGGAGGGCAGCTGACGGTGGCGGGAAGCGGTGGAGGGAGGGAGCACTCGGCAGGAGTGCTCCCTCCCTCCTCTCCTGCCGGGCGCCTCTGGAGCGGCCGGGGCAGAGCTGGTTTGCTGGGGCACTGTGAGCCGGGCCGCCGAAGAGACCAACCGCCGCATGCTCCGGGCACGGGACGCGATGGACCGCTCCTACGCGCAGCCGCTGGACGTCCCCGCCCTGGCCCGGATCGCCCATGTGTCGCAGGCACACTTCACGCGCACCTTCCGCGCCACGTTCGGCGAGACGCCGCACCGCTACCTGCAGCGCCGCCGCATCGAGCGGGCGATGTCCCTGCTGCGGGACACCGACCGCAGCGTGACGGACATCTGCTTCCAGGTCGGCTTCGGCAGCCCGGGAACGTTCAGCCGCACCTTCCGCGACATCGTCGGCCGGTCGCCACGGCAGTACCGCAAGGAAGCGAAGGAAGCGACGGCCACAGACGTGCCGACGTGTTTCACGATGGCATGGACGCGCCCGCGAACCGACCGCCCACTGAGCAGCTTTGGACAAGTTTCCGTCCGGCGTCCCCAGTAGCGTGACGGACATGTTGAAGGCCATCACGCACTCGCAGATCTACGTACTCGACTAGGACGAGGCCGTCGAGTTCTACGTCGGCAAGCTGGGCCTGACGGTCAGCGCCGACGTCGACCTGGGCTTCATGCGCTGGCTGACCGTCAGCATCCCCGGCCACCCGGAGCGCCAGATCCTGCTGGAGAAGCCGGGCCCTCCGGCGCTCTCCGAGGAGACGGCCCAGCAGGTCCGTGAGCTGGTGACCAAGGGCGCGATGGGCGGCTCGCTCATCTTCGGCACGGACGACTGCCGCAAGACGTACGAGACGCTGCTCGGCCGGGGCGTCGAGTTCACCGAGGAACCCACCGACCGCCCGTACGGCATCGATTGCGGCCTCCGCGACCCCTTCGGCAACAGCATCCGCTTCACTCAGCCGAAGGCCTGAGGGGGCGCAGAGGGCGAGCAGGCTGTTGCCCTTGGCTGTCCGACCGGCCGCGGCCCGCGTCCGCGTCCGCGTCCGCGCACTCCAGGCAGGCAGGCTTGCCGTCGATCGTCACCCCGTCCTCGGAGGCGGCTTCGCAAATGCCGGGCCGGCCGGGGTGGTTGGCCCGGCAGTGGCAGGTGCAGGTCTCGGTGACTGCTTCCAGGTCAGGGGTGCGTTGCGGGGCCAGACCCATGCGGATGTCGTGGCAGTTGCGGCACAACGGCACGTGCCGGGGGCCGGTGGTGGGCGAGTTGGCGACGATGGTGTGGCCTGGTTCGGCGTAGCCCCGGCACGTTCCGGGGAATTCGGGATGGGTGCCGCACGCGCAGTGGCAGGAGCCGGGCTCGGAGGGCCCTGCCGTGAGCGGAGCCGGGTTGCACTCGTACCTGTCGGCCGTCGGCATCATCGCGGTGTGCAGGGCCTTGGCCTGGTCGGCCATCCGCTGCACGGCGGGCACCATCGCCCGTCTGAGCGCCGCGGCACAAGCCTGGAACTGCTCTGCGTTCGGCGCGGGTGCAGGCTTGGTCATGGGTCCATTGTCGCGCCAAGTCGCGCATCAGGGGCGGTACCTGAAGAAGGCCGTCCTCTTGTGCGGCACCCACTTCTCGGCGCTGTGGCCGATGCTGGACGGGAAGCTCACCGCGCAGGCGATGGACGTCGCCCCGAGAGGAGAGAGCGAGCCATGACCAAACGTATGGGCAAGGTGATCTGCGACATCACGGTCTCGGCCGACGGGTACTCGGCCGGGCTCAACCAGACCGAGAAGCGCCCGTTCGGCGACGACGGCGGCGACGGTACGGGCGACAGGCTGCACGCCTGGATGTTCGACACTCCCGACGAGAACCGGGCCGAGGTCGACCAGATGGCCGCCGCCGAGGCGTTCATCATGGGGCGCAACATGTTCGGCCCGGTGCGCGGCGCGTGGGATCGGCAGTGGAACGGCTGGTGGGGCGGCGACCCGCCGTTCCACGCCCCGGTCTTCGTGCTCACCCACCACGCGCGCGAACCGCAGCCGATGAACGGCGGCACCACGTACCACTTCGTCACCGACGGCATCGAGTCGGCCCTGGCACAGGCACGTGCGGCGGCCGGCGACGGCGATGTCCTGGTCCTGGGTGGCGCGACCACCATCAACCAGTACCTCGCCACCGATCTGATCGACGAGCTGCGACTGCACATCGTGCCGTTCACGCTCGGCGCCGGCACGCGGCTCTTCGAGGGCGTCCCGCCGCTGAAACTCGAGCAGGTGAAGTCGCGGGGAGCGGAACTCGTCACGCATGTGACCTACCGCGTCCTGTCCTGAGCCGGAGGCCGGTGCCGGGTGTTGCGCGACCACCGCGGGT
Protein-coding sequences here:
- a CDS encoding DUF2382 domain-containing protein codes for the protein MAQGEAFTSADGLAGLTAYDRTGEKIGSVEQVYLDDRTGRPEWVTVKTGLFGMKQSFVPLTGARRQEDQLHVAATKEAVKEAPRVDADQHLEPGEEQDLYTHYGLTRPGGAQTRTAPAAGGRDRAGTAGMAGTAGMAGAGAGMGAGDGQKAGAREFATRSAAGDDSKDEMVRSEERLHVGTEEQEVGQARLRKVVVTEDVKTSVPLSHEEVRVVREPIREGDRVRADIGEAETEVTLHAEKAVTRKETVPVERVRLETEKVTETQEISDTVRKEQIEFDDAKGERGAKGEAWRDRKQGPRH
- a CDS encoding helix-turn-helix domain-containing protein, whose protein sequence is MSRAAEETNRRMLRARDAMDRSYAQPLDVPALARIAHVSQAHFTRTFRATFGETPHRYLQRRRIERAMSLLRDTDRSVTDICFQVGFGSPGTFSRTFRDIVGRSPRQYRKEAKEATATDVPTCFTMAWTRPRTDRPLSSFGQVSVRRPQ
- a CDS encoding dihydrofolate reductase family protein, whose amino-acid sequence is MTKRMGKVICDITVSADGYSAGLNQTEKRPFGDDGGDGTGDRLHAWMFDTPDENRAEVDQMAAAEAFIMGRNMFGPVRGAWDRQWNGWWGGDPPFHAPVFVLTHHAREPQPMNGGTTYHFVTDGIESALAQARAAAGDGDVLVLGGATTINQYLATDLIDELRLHIVPFTLGAGTRLFEGVPPLKLEQVKSRGAELVTHVTYRVLS